From one Treponema denticola genomic stretch:
- a CDS encoding ABC transporter ATP-binding protein yields MSETIIRMENVTKLYEMGESIVHALRGISFSIDQGEFVSIMGPSGSGKSTCMNMIGCLDRPTSGILEIGGKETAKMTEKELAVLRNKTIGFVFQQYHLLPNMTVLENVMLPLRYQGLERAKRIALAKEALEHVDMGDRLSHGPNELSGGQKQRVAIARAMVTKPHIILADEPTGALDSKTGAQVLNLFKKINESGTTIIIVTHDPGIGASTDRCIKLFDGNIQSDEHQVPVT; encoded by the coding sequence ATGAGTGAAACTATTATCCGTATGGAAAACGTTACAAAATTATATGAAATGGGTGAAAGCATCGTGCATGCCCTGCGAGGCATAAGCTTCAGTATAGATCAGGGAGAATTTGTTTCGATAATGGGGCCGTCAGGTTCGGGAAAGTCTACCTGTATGAATATGATAGGCTGTCTTGACCGGCCGACAAGCGGTATATTGGAAATCGGCGGAAAAGAAACGGCAAAGATGACGGAAAAAGAACTTGCTGTGCTGCGTAATAAAACGATCGGCTTTGTGTTTCAGCAGTATCATTTGCTTCCAAATATGACGGTTTTAGAAAACGTTATGCTTCCGTTACGCTATCAGGGGCTGGAAAGAGCTAAACGCATTGCACTTGCAAAAGAAGCTTTGGAGCATGTCGATATGGGCGATAGACTTTCCCACGGTCCTAATGAACTTTCCGGCGGTCAAAAGCAGCGTGTCGCCATTGCACGTGCAATGGTAACAAAACCGCACATTATCTTAGCCGATGAGCCGACCGGTGCTTTGGACAGCAAAACAGGAGCTCAGGTTCTTAACCTCTTTAAAAAAATAAATGAAAGCGGAACGACAATTATTATTGTTACTCACGACCCGGGAATCGGAGCAAGTACGGATCGATGTATAAAACTTTTTGACGGAAATATTCAGTCGGATGAACATCAGGTTCCTGTTACTTAA
- a CDS encoding GNAT family N-acetyltransferase, producing the protein MLHLEKVNGKNIWDILKLQVSEVQKSFVAANDISIIEAYITITANGYAFPFGIYDNETPVGFLMIGFDVHDYWIDAPKIAKGNYNLWRLMIDKAYQNNGFGKEAVKLALDFVKTFPCGKAEYCWLSYEPENQVARKLYSSFGFVETGDTDGEELIAALKL; encoded by the coding sequence ATGCTTCATTTGGAAAAAGTAAACGGGAAAAACATTTGGGATATTTTGAAACTGCAGGTATCGGAAGTACAGAAAAGCTTTGTTGCTGCCAACGATATAAGTATCATTGAAGCCTACATTACAATCACCGCGAATGGTTATGCATTTCCATTCGGGATATATGACAATGAAACACCGGTCGGATTTTTGATGATCGGTTTTGATGTTCATGACTATTGGATTGATGCACCTAAAATAGCAAAAGGAAATTATAATCTTTGGCGTCTGATGATTGATAAAGCGTATCAAAACAATGGGTTTGGAAAAGAAGCAGTTAAATTGGCTCTAGATTTCGTTAAGACTTTTCCTTGCGGAAAAGCTGAATATTGTTGGTTGTCTTATGAACCTGAAAATCAAGTTGCACGTAAACTATATAGCTCATTCGGTTTTGTCGAAACAGGAGATACGGATGGAGAAGAACTTATCGCAGCGTTAAAGTTATGA
- a CDS encoding BRO-N domain-containing protein: MDNEVKLFEDNKIRSVWDNEKEEWYFSVVDVIGALTDSPNPRDYWYRVKKRMSEEEKSQLSTFCRQLKFKAADGKKYSTDAADMQGIFRIIQSIPSPKAEPFKMWLAEVGKERVDEIIDPELTIDRALETYLKKGYTREWINQRLQAIQVRKELTDTWQDHGVKEGREYAILTNEISKAWSGMTVRQYKDFKNLKKENLRDNMSTLELVLNMLAEATVTELTNTTNPKGLEENKKTARRGGSIAGNTRKEIEKETGKPVINSKNAIDFSRLIDGVVKDKTKN, from the coding sequence GTGGATAACGAAGTAAAGTTATTTGAAGATAATAAAATACGCTCCGTTTGGGATAACGAAAAAGAAGAGTGGTATTTTAGTGTTGTGGATGTTATAGGAGCCTTAACGGACAGCCCTAATCCGAGGGATTATTGGTACCGCGTTAAAAAACGTATGTCAGAAGAAGAAAAAAGTCAGTTGTCGACATTTTGTCGACAACTGAAATTTAAGGCTGCTGACGGTAAAAAATATAGTACCGATGCAGCCGATATGCAAGGCATATTTAGGATTATACAATCTATTCCGTCACCTAAGGCAGAGCCCTTTAAGATGTGGCTCGCCGAGGTGGGAAAAGAAAGAGTTGATGAAATCATAGATCCGGAATTGACAATTGATAGAGCTTTAGAAACCTATCTTAAAAAAGGCTATACTAGGGAATGGATAAATCAGCGCCTGCAAGCTATTCAGGTAAGAAAGGAACTTACCGATACATGGCAAGACCATGGCGTAAAAGAAGGCAGAGAATATGCTATTTTGACAAACGAAATATCTAAAGCATGGAGCGGTATGACCGTTAGACAATATAAGGATTTTAAGAACCTCAAAAAAGAAAATCTAAGAGACAATATGTCGACACTTGAGCTTGTTCTTAATATGCTTGCAGAGGCTACCGTTACTGAATTAACCAATACTACTAACCCTAAGGGGCTTGAAGAAAATAAAAAAACGGCACGGCGCGGCGGAAGCATCGCAGGAAATACACGAAAAGAAATAGAAAAAGAAACCGGAAAACCCGTAATTAATTCAAAAAACGCAATAGATTTTTCACGCCTTATAGACGGCGTGGTAAAAGATAAAACTAAAAATTAA
- a CDS encoding DUF6892 domain-containing protein, giving the protein MSIIKSKESNKQDKQPAMPQQKLHINLTKNGLYINDEFIENLSIDILAEKFGEYRKVLRKPPDGTISKDDLEEIYIWDNIGIKSFVSKGRISELDIRICEDKEWEKKVKFSFFDVNPKQVFPGIFTINGKTILEAIPQKTLRDAYIFLEMKVENWKINCSLSSKLKSVLDAISFQERLRKSKTDEIADLVRAAPEPIREISFWYKPPRVSSGKWKQQKVEGEVLTFTNFNFKLAVIQELMYEQELLKPKFDVYDFCNDYAKKEIDPDDYYDKMIPEVKSWFQQLEIPAELAPKVTQLFLDGGNEINMQLIPQWDGEDDLFDIKSISDEELAQFPNLKLIDGTVIYISEKAKKKLIKKGINIAE; this is encoded by the coding sequence ATGAGTATTATAAAAAGCAAGGAATCGAACAAACAGGATAAACAACCGGCTATGCCGCAACAGAAACTTCATATCAATTTAACTAAAAACGGCTTGTATATTAATGATGAGTTTATTGAAAACTTGTCAATTGATATTCTTGCGGAGAAATTCGGTGAATATAGAAAAGTATTGCGTAAGCCGCCTGATGGAACAATAAGTAAAGATGATTTAGAGGAAATATATATCTGGGATAATATAGGAATAAAGAGTTTTGTTTCCAAAGGACGTATCAGCGAACTAGACATAAGAATATGTGAAGATAAGGAATGGGAGAAAAAAGTAAAATTTTCGTTTTTCGATGTAAATCCCAAACAGGTGTTTCCCGGCATTTTTACGATAAACGGTAAAACTATTTTGGAAGCTATACCTCAAAAAACATTGAGAGATGCTTATATATTTTTAGAAATGAAAGTGGAAAATTGGAAAATAAATTGCTCATTGTCGAGCAAATTAAAATCGGTTCTGGATGCAATATCTTTTCAGGAGCGTTTGAGAAAATCAAAAACCGATGAGATAGCCGATTTGGTACGTGCCGCACCTGAGCCTATACGGGAGATAAGTTTTTGGTATAAACCGCCGAGGGTGTCGAGCGGTAAATGGAAACAGCAAAAGGTAGAAGGTGAAGTGTTAACATTTACAAACTTCAATTTTAAACTTGCTGTTATCCAAGAGCTGATGTATGAACAAGAACTGCTTAAACCGAAATTTGATGTATATGATTTTTGCAATGATTATGCAAAAAAAGAAATAGATCCCGATGATTACTACGATAAAATGATACCTGAAGTAAAAAGCTGGTTTCAGCAATTGGAAATTCCTGCTGAATTAGCCCCAAAGGTAACACAGCTGTTTCTTGATGGCGGAAATGAAATTAATATGCAGCTTATTCCGCAATGGGACGGCGAGGATGATCTATTTGATATTAAGTCTATTTCTGATGAAGAGTTGGCACAGTTTCCAAACTTAAAACTTATTGACGGCACCGTTATTTATATTTCCGAAAAAGCAAAGAAAAAACTTATCAAGAAAGGAATTAATATTGCAGAATAA
- a CDS encoding formylglycine-generating enzyme family protein, with product MNKTLFLGAVLIAMTGGSAGVNAENADMLPTGKTYTVNGVSFTMITIPAVTDGTLGYGEYDVNPAHMVSLPSYRIGETEVTQELWQAVMGNNPSGFNGNDEETKPAGGEEQKKRPVEMINWYQAIAFCNKLSLKLGLEPCYTVTVKGKPIDFASLPFDKIPSEDEYMPQKDRIIKAWDAVTVDISKNGFRLPSEAEWEWAAKGGVESRWAGSDDEEEVDRYMWHDGNSENRTHEVKKLKPNGYGLYDMSGNVWEWCWDRVKDFLPDSLVEAGVVDIDDIPDSCRVFRGGGIDIDIYNAALPIRLFYTPDFHAGSLGLRLACRL from the coding sequence TTGAATAAAACATTATTTTTAGGAGCGGTGCTTATTGCAATGACAGGCGGCAGTGCCGGTGTAAATGCCGAAAATGCAGACATGCTGCCTACCGGTAAGACGTATACGGTAAACGGCGTATCGTTTACGATGATAACCATTCCCGCCGTAACGGACGGTACCCTCGGATACGGAGAATACGACGTAAACCCTGCACATATGGTCAGCTTGCCGTCCTACCGGATCGGCGAAACGGAGGTAACGCAGGAGTTGTGGCAGGCGGTGATGGGCAATAACCCGAGTGGTTTTAACGGTAATGACGAAGAAACGAAACCTGCCGGCGGCGAAGAACAAAAAAAACGGCCGGTAGAAATGATAAACTGGTATCAGGCAATCGCTTTTTGCAACAAGCTCAGTTTGAAGCTCGGCCTTGAACCCTGTTATACGGTAACGGTGAAAGGAAAACCGATAGACTTTGCCTCACTTCCGTTTGATAAAATTCCTTCTGAGGATGAATATATGCCTCAAAAGGATCGAATTATAAAGGCATGGGATGCCGTAACCGTGGATATAAGCAAAAACGGATTCCGGTTGCCGTCGGAGGCCGAATGGGAATGGGCCGCAAAAGGCGGCGTTGAAAGCCGATGGGCGGGCTCCGATGACGAAGAAGAAGTCGATCGATATATGTGGCATGATGGGAATAGTGAAAACCGAACCCATGAAGTAAAAAAGCTGAAACCGAACGGATACGGGCTCTACGATATGAGCGGCAACGTGTGGGAATGGTGCTGGGACCGCGTCAAAGATTTTTTGCCTGACTCGCTTGTAGAAGCAGGTGTCGTTGACATTGACGATATTCCCGATTCCTGCCGTGTCTTTCGGGGCGGCGGTATAGATATCGATATATATAACGCAGCGCTGCCGATCAGGCTCTTTTATACTCCCGATTTTCATGCAGGTAGTCTCGGCTTACGCTTGGCATGCAGGTTGTAA
- a CDS encoding Imm12 family immunity protein gives MEVILSTVIGGEITVEVDGGKIVHSLIIKMRNSLKEHFKKIFFEGLDRIKINVYISGDVSSYCDKTGITATRYFRAKTEYTTEFCIDKNYWSLEPVLPVDRKFILFMENSLIQLGGIIEKKLKAAGYNFDGELFKEIVLKSLRGIS, from the coding sequence ATGGAAGTTATTTTGAGTACGGTAATCGGCGGTGAAATTACGGTTGAGGTTGATGGTGGGAAAATTGTTCATTCATTGATAATAAAAATGAGAAACTCCTTGAAAGAGCATTTTAAAAAAATATTTTTTGAAGGGCTAGATAGAATAAAAATCAACGTATATATCAGCGGAGATGTTTCTTCTTATTGCGATAAAACGGGTATTACTGCAACCCGATATTTCCGTGCAAAGACAGAATATACGACAGAGTTTTGTATCGATAAAAACTATTGGTCGTTAGAACCTGTTCTTCCAGTGGATAGAAAGTTTATTCTATTCATGGAAAACTCGTTGATACAGTTAGGCGGAATTATTGAAAAAAAACTTAAAGCAGCCGGATATAATTTTGATGGCGAGCTGTTTAAAGAAATTGTTCTTAAAAGTTTAAGAGGAATTAGTTAA
- a CDS encoding DUF6630 family protein: protein MNGKNIGRTVSWVYYKDEKLIGGSAFDIQLFRQILENNAKFSSQAQEMIETQIKEQNIFDCISLKSSKYTNRFYENSGHKAFIPESICMVDYCEDEIFAVVRIGDRCEIVSYDYEITGEKGQEWFNFIGKNKPIFDKKIIENIKTVLTQYGQLQVKILEEEDRRIWEEKEKLACRNKSLPADTEQTFLSLCKLLGISPQKAKKIYHIALEQEDICVSLINDFIDLNYLAMFDWKADVGDIVYGYNLLAKKIKANMLHLDKDTEFEPPEVFRRLAAMSDKVLYLIDTNSDCYILGLSDKENREKIINAYKQLFSLLQSENTIEIVNTL from the coding sequence ATGAACGGAAAAAATATTGGCCGAACTGTGTCATGGGTGTACTACAAAGACGAAAAACTCATAGGCGGGTCGGCATTTGATATACAACTCTTTCGGCAGATATTGGAAAACAACGCAAAGTTTTCGAGTCAGGCTCAAGAAATGATAGAGACACAAATTAAAGAACAAAATATTTTTGATTGTATTTCACTTAAAAGCTCAAAATACACCAATCGCTTTTACGAAAATAGCGGCCATAAAGCATTTATACCCGAAAGTATCTGTATGGTTGATTATTGTGAAGATGAAATCTTTGCCGTTGTGAGAATCGGAGATCGTTGTGAAATTGTTTCTTATGATTATGAAATCACAGGCGAGAAGGGACAAGAATGGTTCAATTTTATAGGAAAGAACAAGCCTATCTTTGATAAAAAAATCATTGAGAATATAAAAACGGTTTTAACGCAATACGGACAACTGCAAGTAAAAATACTTGAAGAAGAAGACAGACGTATTTGGGAGGAAAAAGAAAAACTTGCTTGCCGGAACAAAAGCTTACCTGCCGATACGGAACAAACTTTTTTATCGCTTTGCAAATTACTCGGCATATCTCCGCAAAAAGCCAAGAAAATATACCACATAGCATTGGAACAAGAAGATATTTGCGTCTCTTTGATAAACGATTTTATAGATTTGAACTATTTGGCAATGTTCGATTGGAAGGCGGATGTAGGAGATATTGTATACGGTTACAATCTATTAGCAAAAAAGATAAAAGCGAATATGCTTCACTTGGATAAAGATACGGAATTTGAACCGCCGGAAGTTTTCCGTAGGCTTGCTGCGATGAGTGACAAGGTATTATATCTTATCGACACAAATAGCGATTGCTACATTTTAGGTTTGTCAGATAAAGAAAATAGAGAAAAAATCATAAATGCTTATAAACAACTGTTCAGCCTGCTTCAATCTGAGAATACGATTGAAATTGTGAACACTCTGTAA